In Meiothermus ruber DSM 1279, the following proteins share a genomic window:
- a CDS encoding DUF309 domain-containing protein — protein MQGIDLLNRPEYTEALELWHQGRFWEVHEALEPLWQQLSGPDRELTHGVILLAAALHKARDNPRGGWRNFHKALKHLEGLPATYRGVRVVDLIEATRQALQKGPGQIPAFPRL, from the coding sequence GTGCAAGGAATCGATTTGTTGAATAGGCCCGAATACACCGAGGCGCTCGAGCTTTGGCATCAGGGACGGTTCTGGGAGGTGCACGAGGCCCTGGAGCCTCTCTGGCAGCAGCTTTCGGGCCCGGATCGGGAGCTGACTCATGGGGTTATCCTGCTGGCCGCTGCGTTGCATAAAGCCAGGGACAACCCCCGGGGTGGCTGGCGCAACTTTCACAAAGCTTTGAAGCATCTGGAGGGCCTGCCTGCAACCTACCGGGGGGTTCGGGTGGTTGATTTGATTGAGGCCACCCGCCAGGCCCTGCAAAAAGGCCCTGGCCAGATACCCGCCTTTCCTCGCCTGTGA
- a CDS encoding ubiquinol-cytochrome c reductase iron-sulfur subunit: MNRREVGKTLLAGLLALGAAGRGQTPAPAPVRIAEPGQLPEVWADLEFRFAGQPCLLVRVPPPSQPSPRVLEAQGVFLTAFSRVCPHAGCTVPLPDQQRFIECGCHGSRFQADGLRVAGPAPTDLLAIRLELREGAVWAVGWLDA, from the coding sequence GTGAATAGACGCGAGGTCGGTAAAACCCTGCTGGCCGGCCTTCTGGCGCTGGGTGCGGCGGGGCGGGGCCAGACACCGGCGCCGGCCCCGGTGCGAATTGCCGAGCCCGGCCAACTGCCCGAGGTCTGGGCTGACCTCGAGTTCCGCTTTGCCGGCCAGCCCTGCTTGCTGGTGCGGGTGCCGCCCCCATCGCAGCCCAGCCCGCGGGTGCTGGAGGCGCAGGGGGTTTTTCTGACTGCCTTCTCCCGGGTCTGCCCCCACGCGGGCTGTACGGTGCCCCTGCCGGATCAGCAGCGCTTCATCGAGTGCGGCTGTCATGGCAGCCGCTTCCAGGCCGATGGCCTCAGGGTCGCGGGGCCTGCCCCCACCGACCTGCTGGCGATCCGCCTCGAGCTGCGCGAGGGGGCGGTCTGGGCGGTGGGGTGGCTGGACGCTTAG
- a CDS encoding alkaline phosphatase, with product MKRRDLIKAGVVAGAAAALSAQAQSAQANQPGILTRARNLIFFAYDGMGWEDYAIAQFYARRVLGKPLALERFLATGVSGLQNTNSLTSFVTESSAASNAWSTGVKTVNGGLAIHVDGRQLTPIFALAKQQGKAVGLVSTATITHATPAGFVISNPDRNAEDQIAEQYLEFGAEVYLGGGQRFFDPAVRRDKKDLYAAYAAKGYGVVKNLRELEASNASKLLGVFSSSHIPYEADRRFQGVDTPSLAQMTRAALPRLAASSKGFVLQVEAARIDHANHLNDPAGSLWDILAADEALEVVMNFVDQNPDTLLIIGSDHVCGAPALYGTGSSYRESSAGVLMLENQKGTFEFMLGRLGNNPSPEQVVEIFRTVKGVTLKPEQAQAVVDAIAQRVYQPDTVRYGVQPANTLSWVMRQTDARKPDLPNIGWNSGQHTASPTLFGVYGRGIGAARIGLIDNTYNFTLMTRALGIRFQNPVMSEQEALEVLRSRSERPWNHPEDALVLV from the coding sequence ATGAAACGCAGAGACCTAATCAAAGCAGGAGTGGTCGCCGGAGCTGCTGCGGCCCTCTCGGCCCAGGCCCAGAGCGCCCAAGCCAACCAGCCGGGCATCCTGACCCGTGCGCGCAACCTGATTTTCTTCGCCTACGACGGCATGGGCTGGGAAGACTACGCCATCGCCCAGTTCTACGCCCGGCGGGTGCTGGGCAAGCCGCTGGCATTGGAGCGCTTTTTGGCTACTGGTGTGAGCGGGCTGCAGAACACCAACAGCCTGACCAGCTTTGTCACCGAGTCCAGCGCAGCCTCCAACGCCTGGAGCACCGGGGTCAAGACCGTGAACGGCGGGCTGGCTATTCACGTAGATGGGCGCCAGCTCACCCCCATCTTCGCCCTGGCCAAGCAGCAGGGCAAGGCCGTGGGCCTGGTCTCCACCGCCACCATCACCCATGCCACCCCGGCGGGCTTCGTGATCTCCAACCCCGACCGCAACGCCGAAGATCAGATCGCCGAGCAGTACCTGGAGTTCGGCGCGGAAGTGTACCTGGGTGGAGGCCAGCGCTTCTTCGACCCAGCGGTGCGCCGCGATAAGAAAGACCTCTACGCCGCCTACGCGGCCAAGGGGTATGGGGTGGTGAAGAACCTGCGGGAGCTCGAGGCCTCCAACGCCTCCAAGCTGCTGGGCGTGTTCAGCAGCAGCCACATCCCCTACGAGGCCGACCGGCGCTTCCAGGGCGTGGACACCCCCAGCCTGGCCCAGATGACCCGCGCGGCCCTGCCCCGTCTGGCCGCTTCTTCCAAGGGCTTTGTGCTCCAGGTCGAGGCCGCCCGCATCGACCACGCCAACCACCTCAACGACCCCGCGGGCTCGCTGTGGGATATCCTGGCCGCCGACGAGGCCCTGGAAGTGGTGATGAACTTTGTGGATCAGAACCCCGACACCCTGCTGATCATTGGTTCCGACCATGTCTGCGGGGCGCCTGCGCTGTATGGCACCGGCTCTTCCTACCGCGAGAGCAGCGCCGGGGTGCTGATGCTCGAGAACCAGAAAGGCACCTTCGAGTTCATGCTGGGCCGCCTCGGCAACAACCCCAGCCCCGAACAGGTGGTGGAAATCTTCCGCACCGTGAAGGGCGTGACCCTCAAACCCGAGCAGGCCCAGGCGGTGGTGGACGCCATCGCCCAGCGGGTCTACCAGCCCGACACGGTGCGCTACGGCGTGCAGCCCGCCAACACCCTCTCCTGGGTGATGCGCCAGACCGATGCCCGCAAGCCCGACCTGCCCAACATCGGCTGGAACTCGGGGCAGCACACCGCCAGCCCCACCCTGTTTGGGGTGTATGGCCGGGGGATTGGGGCGGCCCGGATCGGCCTGATTGACAACACCTACAACTTCACCCTGATGACCCGGGCCCTGGGCATCCGCTTCCAGAACCCGGTGATGAGCGAGCAGGAGGCCCTCGAGGTGCTCAGGAGCCGCTCCGAGCGCCCCTGGAACCATCCCGAGGACGCCCTGGTGCTGGTCTAA